TCTTGTTGAGTAGTGGGGTACAGGCATCGTGCCACTTGGAAGAATATGAACGCTTTATCAATACTCAAAGCTTGGTAATGCTTGAAGCATCCGTGAAACTATTTGAGGAGGATAAGGAGAAGTTTAAAATTATTAAACCGTTTGTAAAATTGGAAGTGCGCAATAACAAGCTTAAGGTTTATGTGGCGAAGAAGTTGAGTGAGAAGGAATCCACCGTTCTTAACTTTGACGGCCCTATTGCGAATTACGTTCCCAGCGTATCGGTACAAATTATGCCGGATGGCTCCATACGGGATAAAGTTGATTTGGCGATGTCTGATGATGTTTTTTATCGCACAGAGAAAACTGCCATGGCACCACTGCAAAGCTTATATATGTTTAACGAGGGAATGAATGCAGCGGAAAAGAGAAAATTCACACGTGCAAGAAACTCCCTGAGTAAGCATATGGAGACCATTGAACAATTTTCATATATGAAAAGAGCCTTCACAATGCGTCTTGAAAATGTTTGTCCGGTAAATAGCTAAACACCTAGACGTTCATGCTACTGTTTGAAATAAAAACTATAGCTTTGTTCCTGGCTACGGCGCTTGCAGAGATAATAGGCTGCTACACGGCTTACTTGTGGTTAAAGCAGGACAAGAGTATTTGGCTTCTAGTACCTGGCGGTATAAGTTTGGCGATATTTGCTTGGTTATTGACGTTGCATCCGGCTCCAGCGGGCCGGGTGTATGCCGCCTATGGGGGAATTTATATTTTTTCCTCAATAATGTGGTTATGGCTGGTTAACGGTGTTAAACCCACTGTTTGGGATGTGAGTGGTGCCGCTGTAGCAATGCTGGGTATGGCTATCATTATGTTTTCACCGAGGCAGATGATCAATTAGATTTGATAA
This DNA window, taken from Microbulbifer sp. MKSA007, encodes the following:
- a CDS encoding YnfA family protein yields the protein MFEIKTIALFLATALAEIIGCYTAYLWLKQDKSIWLLVPGGISLAIFAWLLTLHPAPAGRVYAAYGGIYIFSSIMWLWLVNGVKPTVWDVSGAAVAMLGMAIIMFSPRQMIN